One genomic segment of Coffea arabica cultivar ET-39 chromosome 6e, Coffea Arabica ET-39 HiFi, whole genome shotgun sequence includes these proteins:
- the LOC113695294 gene encoding uncharacterized protein isoform X2, translated as MAKSTSSSRRKRHTKEDEEKYDDASTSSPQSSSSEEDDDNKRSHKCCRGDDRGPRKSSSRKDRKSSSRRKRKEKERRSKHKSKEYERRKKDKYYLDESEVAESLPRSDGDDDDSGLENPEDVVKCILKEFPAVSRDLEQLLHMIDDGQAVDIRGLSEKTLVKHLRRLFLCLNLKETGDNIFLLKSEGHPTLEVCRPVIHGYGQSSKQQLDHCTLENELLSVSPDGRNGPDANMTKSSEGAIGPRRRVIGPEMPSAELLAAAAKLTEAEAELREAELVDDSELFIGPPPAAFVSEVESSNEAERFEEITRIMGAEVDSPYDILGVNKNMSAENMKKRYWKLSLMVHPDKCSHPQAHQAFVKLNKAFKDLQDPDKRKALDEKIKLKEEQEEFKAELKAMKEAAHWRRLQGISMEGDDILLADMEAKVEPKRDEWMTTLPPERKPGMTMQSTKFSRSSKEGRGDTSVWTDTPSDRAQKAKMNYLEAYNEASALASNEQERKRSNSDAHLVDEYNKSKRSKSLVDKHQELAQNRSKKKSKQEPVKEEWEGKHPWRPWDREKDLTAGRQSVKLDAENMAQGLSSRFSSGSFQRNFL; from the exons ATGGCTAAATCTACTAGCAGTAGCAGAAGAAAGCGCCATACAAAAGAAGATGAAGAGAAATACGACGACGCTTCAACATCATCACCTCAATCCTCTTCTTCCGAAGAGGATGATGATAATAAGCGAAGCCACAAATGCTGCCGTGGCGACGATAGGGGTCCTAGGAAATCCTCTTCGAGGAAAGACAGAAAATCATCCAgtaggaggaaaagaaaggaaaaggaacgGAGAAGTAAGCACAAATCGAAGGAGTATGAGAGGAGAAAGAAGGATAAATATTATTTGGATGAGTCCGAAGTGGCAGAGTCGTTGCCTAGGTCAGATGGGGATGATGATGATTCTGGATTGGAGAATCCGGAGGACGTTGTCAAATGTATTTTGAAGGAGTTTCCTGCTGTCTCCAGAGATTTGGAACAG CTTCTACACATGATAGATGATGGTCAAGCAGTTGATATAAGGGGATTGTCAGAAAAAACATTGGTGAAGCACCTGAGAAGGCTATTTCTATGTCTGAACCTTAAAGAAACTGGTGATAATATCTTTCTACTGAAATCAGAGGGCCATCCTACATTGGAGGTTTGTAGACCtgtcattcatggctatggacaGTCTTCAAAGCAGCAGCTTGATCATTGTACATTGGAGAACGAATTGCTCTCGGTATCACCAGATGGcagaaatggaccagatgccaACATGACTAAATCATCTGAAGGTGCCATTGGTCCTAGACGAAG GGTAATTGGCCCTGAAATGCCATCTGCTGAACTACTTGCAGCTGCAGCCAAATTAACTGAAGCAGAAGCTGAGTTGAG AGAGGCTGAGTTAGTGGACGATTCTGAATTGTTTATAGGGCCTCCTCCCGCCGCTTTTGTTTCTGAAGttgaatcatcaaatgaagCAGAACGATTTGAAGAG ATTACAAGAATTATGGGAGCTGAGGTGGATAGTCCATATGATATTCTGGGAGTGAACAAGAATATGTCAGCCGAAAACATGAAGAAAAGGTAC TGGAAATTGTCCCTCATGGTACATCCGGACAAATGCTCTCATCCACAGGCCCACCAAGCATTTGTGAAGTTGAACAAGGCTTTTAAAGACTTGCAGGATCCAGATAAA CGAAAAGCATTGGATGAGAAAATAAAGCTCAAAGAGGAACAAGAGGAATTCAAG GCGGAATTGAAAGCAATGAAAGAAGCTGCACACTGGAGACGTTTGCAAG GTATATCAATGGAGGGTGATGATATACTTTTAGCTGACATGGAGGCTAAGGTGGAACCTAAAAGAGATGAATGGATGACAACACTACCTCCTGAAAGAAAA CCTGGGATGACCATGCAATCAACAAAATTCAGCAGAAGCTCCAAGGAGGGGCGCGGGGATACTAGTGTCTGGACTGACACACCATCAGACCGAGCCCAGAAAGCAAAAATGAA TTATTTGGAAGCCTATAATGAGGCTTCAGCACTTGCTTCAAATGAGCAAGAAAGAAAACGATCCAATTCAGATGCACATTTGGTAGATGAATACAACAAATCGAAGCGGTCAAAGTCACTAGTAGACAAGCATCAAGAGCTAGCTCAAAATCGATCAAAGAAAAAATCCAAGCAGGAACCAGTTAAAGAAGAATGGGAGGGAAAGCATCCATGGAGACCATGGGATCGTGAGAAGGATTTGACAGCGGGACGGCAAAGTGTGAAATTGGATGCTGAAAACATGGCTCAGGGTTTGTCTTCTAGGTTTTCCTCAGGATCATTTCAAAGAAACTTCCTGTAG
- the LOC113695294 gene encoding uncharacterized protein isoform X1 translates to MHGRQQREGESHHRRIVVVRKSGCGGQHMRSVPLSTTRNSLADGGGDSSLISTVITIISSDSFRKVLCLSFESQFRNYTFDTLRFFPVSMAKSTSSSRRKRHTKEDEEKYDDASTSSPQSSSSEEDDDNKRSHKCCRGDDRGPRKSSSRKDRKSSSRRKRKEKERRSKHKSKEYERRKKDKYYLDESEVAESLPRSDGDDDDSGLENPEDVVKCILKEFPAVSRDLEQLLHMIDDGQAVDIRGLSEKTLVKHLRRLFLCLNLKETGDNIFLLKSEGHPTLEVCRPVIHGYGQSSKQQLDHCTLENELLSVSPDGRNGPDANMTKSSEGAIGPRRRVIGPEMPSAELLAAAAKLTEAEAELREAELVDDSELFIGPPPAAFVSEVESSNEAERFEEITRIMGAEVDSPYDILGVNKNMSAENMKKRYWKLSLMVHPDKCSHPQAHQAFVKLNKAFKDLQDPDKRKALDEKIKLKEEQEEFKAELKAMKEAAHWRRLQGISMEGDDILLADMEAKVEPKRDEWMTTLPPERKPGMTMQSTKFSRSSKEGRGDTSVWTDTPSDRAQKAKMNYLEAYNEASALASNEQERKRSNSDAHLVDEYNKSKRSKSLVDKHQELAQNRSKKKSKQEPVKEEWEGKHPWRPWDREKDLTAGRQSVKLDAENMAQGLSSRFSSGSFQRNFL, encoded by the exons ATGCATGGGAGGCAACAGAGGGAAGGTGAGAGTCATCATCGGAGGATTGTTGTTGTTCGGAAAAGTGGTTGCGGCGGTCAGCACATGCGGTCTGTCCCTTTGAGCACGACCAGGAACAGTTTAGCTGACGGCGGCGGTGACTCGAGTCTTATTTCTACTGTTATTACCATAATTTCTAGTGATTCCTTCCGCAAG GTCCTCTGTTTATCATTCGAGTCCCAATTTCGAAACTACACATTCGATACTCTTCGGTTCTTTCCAGTATCCATGGCTAAATCTACTAGCAGTAGCAGAAGAAAGCGCCATACAAAAGAAGATGAAGAGAAATACGACGACGCTTCAACATCATCACCTCAATCCTCTTCTTCCGAAGAGGATGATGATAATAAGCGAAGCCACAAATGCTGCCGTGGCGACGATAGGGGTCCTAGGAAATCCTCTTCGAGGAAAGACAGAAAATCATCCAgtaggaggaaaagaaaggaaaaggaacgGAGAAGTAAGCACAAATCGAAGGAGTATGAGAGGAGAAAGAAGGATAAATATTATTTGGATGAGTCCGAAGTGGCAGAGTCGTTGCCTAGGTCAGATGGGGATGATGATGATTCTGGATTGGAGAATCCGGAGGACGTTGTCAAATGTATTTTGAAGGAGTTTCCTGCTGTCTCCAGAGATTTGGAACAG CTTCTACACATGATAGATGATGGTCAAGCAGTTGATATAAGGGGATTGTCAGAAAAAACATTGGTGAAGCACCTGAGAAGGCTATTTCTATGTCTGAACCTTAAAGAAACTGGTGATAATATCTTTCTACTGAAATCAGAGGGCCATCCTACATTGGAGGTTTGTAGACCtgtcattcatggctatggacaGTCTTCAAAGCAGCAGCTTGATCATTGTACATTGGAGAACGAATTGCTCTCGGTATCACCAGATGGcagaaatggaccagatgccaACATGACTAAATCATCTGAAGGTGCCATTGGTCCTAGACGAAG GGTAATTGGCCCTGAAATGCCATCTGCTGAACTACTTGCAGCTGCAGCCAAATTAACTGAAGCAGAAGCTGAGTTGAG AGAGGCTGAGTTAGTGGACGATTCTGAATTGTTTATAGGGCCTCCTCCCGCCGCTTTTGTTTCTGAAGttgaatcatcaaatgaagCAGAACGATTTGAAGAG ATTACAAGAATTATGGGAGCTGAGGTGGATAGTCCATATGATATTCTGGGAGTGAACAAGAATATGTCAGCCGAAAACATGAAGAAAAGGTAC TGGAAATTGTCCCTCATGGTACATCCGGACAAATGCTCTCATCCACAGGCCCACCAAGCATTTGTGAAGTTGAACAAGGCTTTTAAAGACTTGCAGGATCCAGATAAA CGAAAAGCATTGGATGAGAAAATAAAGCTCAAAGAGGAACAAGAGGAATTCAAG GCGGAATTGAAAGCAATGAAAGAAGCTGCACACTGGAGACGTTTGCAAG GTATATCAATGGAGGGTGATGATATACTTTTAGCTGACATGGAGGCTAAGGTGGAACCTAAAAGAGATGAATGGATGACAACACTACCTCCTGAAAGAAAA CCTGGGATGACCATGCAATCAACAAAATTCAGCAGAAGCTCCAAGGAGGGGCGCGGGGATACTAGTGTCTGGACTGACACACCATCAGACCGAGCCCAGAAAGCAAAAATGAA TTATTTGGAAGCCTATAATGAGGCTTCAGCACTTGCTTCAAATGAGCAAGAAAGAAAACGATCCAATTCAGATGCACATTTGGTAGATGAATACAACAAATCGAAGCGGTCAAAGTCACTAGTAGACAAGCATCAAGAGCTAGCTCAAAATCGATCAAAGAAAAAATCCAAGCAGGAACCAGTTAAAGAAGAATGGGAGGGAAAGCATCCATGGAGACCATGGGATCGTGAGAAGGATTTGACAGCGGGACGGCAAAGTGTGAAATTGGATGCTGAAAACATGGCTCAGGGTTTGTCTTCTAGGTTTTCCTCAGGATCATTTCAAAGAAACTTCCTGTAG
- the LOC113697469 gene encoding uncharacterized protein, translated as MSEIDKFDCFDLFYMSTGLLFSPCRYWKLSLMVHPDKCSHPQAHQAFVKLNKAFKDLQDPDKRKALDEKIKLKEEQEEFKAELKAMKEAAHRKRLQEA; from the exons ATGTCTGAGATTGAcaaatttgattgttttgacTTGTTTTATATGTCAACTGgtcttcttttttctccttgTAGGTACTGGAAATTGTCCCTCATGGTACATCCGGACAAATGCTCTCATCCACAGGCCCACCAAGCATTTGTGAAGTTAAACAAGGCTTTTAAAGACTTGCAGGATCCAGATAAA CGAAAAGCATTGGATGAGAAAATAAAGCTCAAAGAGGAACAAGAGGAATTCAAG GCGGAATTGAAAGCAATGAAAGAAGCTGCACACCGGAAACGTTTACAAG AAGCATAA